The following proteins are encoded in a genomic region of Phycodurus eques isolate BA_2022a chromosome 11, UOR_Pequ_1.1, whole genome shotgun sequence:
- the LOC133409667 gene encoding guanine nucleotide-binding protein G(I)/G(S)/G(O) subunit gamma-4, with the protein MKDGIANNSTASISQARKAVEQLKMEACMDRIKVSKAAADLMAYCDAHIRDDPLIVPVPASENPFREKKFFCAIL; encoded by the exons ATGAAAGACGGCATCGCCAACAACAGCACAGCCAGCATCTCTCAAGCCAGGAAAGCTGTGGAGCAGCTCAAGATGGAGGCCTGTATGGATAGGATAAAG GTGTCCAAAGCCGCCGCAGACCTGATGGCTTACTGCGACGCCCACATACGCGACGACCCTCTCATCGTTCCAGTGCCGGCCTCCGAGAACCCGTTCCGGGAGAAGAAGTTCTTCTGCGCCATCCTCTGA